The Eremothecium gossypii ATCC 10895 chromosome IV, complete sequence genome contains a region encoding:
- the MSH3 gene encoding mismatch repair protein MSH3 (Syntenic homolog of Saccharomyces cerevisiae YCR092C (MSH3)): MLQQPTISRFFKSSSTRKKSEQRTAKEEAELMQLLESDGENNSATVPSDRKPEAAPMHVGLGNKAAAGGAVPGQVKSATRGFEDFRFNRRREACGKEQEVGFAERLQRIMERREGGCVEEDETELDNEAPRSKRAKPNRLTELDQQFKDLKLQHMDKVLAVRVGYKYKFFAEDAVMVSRVLQIKLVPGKLTVHETDPADHKHKKFAYCTIPDTRLEVHLQRLMHHNLKVGVVEQTETSAVKKNSGTSSSVFSREVTNIFTRATYGINETFGTKDRRVLGDSASVWGLVCKRQPSYTRYFLVSVNLNSGEVIFDDFKEERFLTEALETRIKYTNPSEVVVGDGLGSEIEKVFHTSDSDITLNRIELVGLYEEIFSEPHPAFKGNVPLQTALMLVHGYLTNFKNESLLFFKENFKPFCSKTHMILPSSAIESLDIFENSTDRSSKGSLLWVLDHTRTNYGLRNLKNWIAKPLINIDQIQQRLDAVQCISTEVGNIFIESLNNMLRDGQDLERILNRIAYGKTSRREVYLFLRELTQLATLFSSHHRYIETNVLSANGKIRMQSSLLANIFTDLDEYWKQFPIPNFLAMINIDAALDKNPDRPYVEYFNLTKYDRAEPLISKQQDIEAVIGELRDELKNIRVILKRPMLNYKDEIDFLVEIRNTQVSSVPVDWVKVASTKAVSRFQTPGTAKLVAKLQYHKELLQDLALQEYESFIKRITGEYTSLRKAILHLSTYDCILSLAATSCNVDYVRPKFNTAPQCINVINGRNPIIESLDVRYMPNDVNLNREGKKIMIITGPNMGGKSSYIRQVALLVIMAQIGCYVPAQEAEFSIFDQIFTRIGAYDNLLRNDSTFKIEMTEMVQILRSSTENSLLLLDEVGRGTGTHDGISISYALLRYFIELHNACPLILFITHYASLGSIRSPILGNYHMSYIEEKRPGENWPSVVFLYKLKEGRAHNSYGLNVAKLADIQTGIINRAYKISTMLKQEMESNSSIAAICTIKHALAGNSAASLKSAIETLIESADHEQFVLNM; this comes from the coding sequence ATGTTGCAGCAACCCACGATCAGCAGGTTCTTCAAGTCGTCGTCGACGCGAAAGAAGAGCGAGCAGCGTACGGCCAAGGAGGAGGCAGAGCTTATGCAGCTACTAGAGTCTGACGGTGAGAACAATTCGGCAACGGTGCCCAGCGACAGAAAGCCTGAAGCCGCGCCAATGCATGTGGGACTGGGCAACAAGGCTGCGGCCGGTGGGGCAGTCCCAGGACAGGTGAAGAGCGCGACTCGGGGCTTTGAGGACTTCCGCTTTAATAGACGGCGTGAGGCGTGCGGCAAGGAGCAGGAGGTGGGCTTTGCAGAGCGTCTGCAGCGTATCATGGAGCGCCGGGAGGGCGGCTGcgtggaggaggacgaAACGGAGCTTGACAACGAGGCGCCCAGAAGCAAACGGGCAAAGCCCAACCGTCTAACAGAGTTGGACCAGCAATTCAAAGATCTGAAGCTGCAGCATATGGACAAAGTTTTGGCTGTGCGTGTGGGGTACAAGTACAAGTTTTTTGCGGAGGATGCAGTGATGGTGAGCCGTGTGCTGCAGATCAAGCTGGTGCCCGGCAAGCTTACGGTACACGAGACAGACCCCGCTGATCACAAGCACAAGAAGTTTGCGTACTGCACCATCCCAGACACCCGTCTCGAAGTCCACTTGCAGCGCTTGATGCACCACAATCTGAAAGTGGGGGTCGTGGAGCAGACAGAGACATCCGCAGTGAAAAAGAACAGTGGGACCTCAAGCTCTGTTTTCTCGAGGGAAGTAACCAATATATTCACGAGGGCTACCTATGGCATCAATGAGACGTTCGGAACCAAAGATCGTCGGGTCCTGGGTGATAGCGCTTCTGTGTGGGGTCTTGTGTGCAAGCGACAACCTTCATACACGCGATACTTCCTGGTTAGTGTTAATCTCAACAGCGGTGAAGTTATCTTCGATGACTTCAAAGAGGAGCGTTTTCTGACGGAGGCTTTGGAGACGCGAATAAAATACACAAACCCGAGTGAAGTTGTGGTCGGAGATGGCCTTGGCTCAGAAATCGAAAAGGTGTTTCATACTTCAGATTCCGATATCACTCTAAATAGGATCGAGCTCGTCGGGTTGTATGAAGAAATCTTCAGTGAGCCGCACCCAGCCTTTAAGGGCAACGTTCCTCTGCAAACAGCGCTCATGCTGGTGCATGGCTACCTAACAAACTTCAAAAATGAGAGTTTACTCTTCTTCAAGGAAAACTTTAAACCATTCTGCTCGAAGACGCACATGATTCTTCCTTCTAGCGCTATTGAAAGCTTAGATATTTTTGAGAACAGTACAGATAGGAGCAGTAAAGGCTCCCTGTTATGGGTATTAGATCATACTAGAACAAACTACGGGTTAAGGAACTTGAAGAACTGGATTGCAAAGCCTTTAATAAATATTGATCAGATACAACAGAGATTGGACGCAGTTCAGTGCATTTCAACCGAAGTTGGTAATATCTTCATTGAGTCGTTAAATAATATGTTGCGTGATGGCCAGGACTTGGAGAGGATTTTGAATAGAATCGCGTACGGTAAGACTTCCAGAAGAGAAGTTTATTTGTTTTTACGAGAACTTACCCAACTGGCAACACTCTTTTCCTCTCACCACAGGTATATCGAAACAAATGTCCTATCCGCAAATGGCAAGATAAGGATGCAATCTTCACTGCTGGCAAACATTTTTACTGACCTTGATGAGTACTGGAAACAGTTTCCTATTCCCAATTTTTTGGCCATGATCAACATCGATGCGGCGTTAGATAAGAATCCAGATAGACCCTACGTTGAATATTTTAACCTTACAAAATACGATAGAGCAGAACCTCTAATTTCCAAACAGCAGGATATTGAAGCTGTCATAGGGGAACTTAGGGATGAACTAAAGAACATCAGAGTAATATTGAAACGACCCATGCTCAATTACAAGGATGAGATTGACTTTTTGGTTGAGATTAGGAATACACAGGTGAGTAGCGTTCCTGTTGATTGGGTAAAAGTGGCAAGCACTAAGGCAGTAAGCAGGTTCCAGACTCCTGGGACCGCTAAACTGGTTGCTAAGCTGCAATATCATAAGGAGTTATTGCAGGATTTAGCTCTGCAGGAATATGAATCGTTCATCAAGAGGATCACAGGGGAGTATACCTCTTTACGGAAAGCAATTCTGCATTTATCCACATATGATTGTATCCTGTCATTGGCTGCCACGTCCTGCAATGTAGATTATGTTCGGCCGAAATTTAATACAGCCCCACAATGTATCAACGTCATTAATGGAAGAAATCCCATCATCGAATCGTTAGATGTCCGTTATATGCCTAATGACGTAAATCTCAATCGCGAGGGAAAGAAGATCATGATAATCACCGGTCCAAATATGGGTGGTAAATCGTCATATATACGGCAAGTGGCCTTATTGGTAATCATGGCACAAATTGGATGCTATGTCCCTGCCCAGGAGGCCGAATTTTCAATTTTTGACCAGATATTCACTAGAATTGGCGCATACGATAATCTGTTGCGTAACGATTCGACCTTTAAAATTGAAATGACAGAAATGGTCCAAATTCTTAGATCCAGTACGGAAAATTCTCTGCTACTGTTGGATGAAGTTGGCAGGGGTACAGGTACACATGATGGGATAAGTATTTCATATGCGCTCTTGCGTTACTTTATTGAGCTGCACAATGCATGTCCATTGATACTATTTATTACCCACTATGCTTCATTGGGCTCCATCAGGTCGCCCATCTTGGGTAACTACCATATGTCCTATATCGAAGAGAAGCGGCCTGGTGAAAACTGGCCTAGCGTGGTGTTTCTTTACAAACTAAAGGAAGGCAGAGCACATAACTCATATGGACTCAACGTGGCTAAACTAGCGGATATTCAAACAGGAATTATCAACCGGGCATACAAAATTTCAACTATGTTGAAACAGGAAATGGAATCAAATAGTTCCATAGCAGCAATATGCACAATTAAACATGCGCTTGCTGGGAATTCCGCCGCTAGTCTCAAATCTGCGATCGAAACTTTAATCGAATCCGCTGATCATGAACAATTCGTGTTAAATATGTAA
- the UBC1 gene encoding E2 ubiquitin-conjugating protein UBC1 (Non-syntenic homolog of Saccharomyces cerevisiae YDR177W (UBC1)): MSRAKRLMKEIQSVKDDPDANISLAFVSESDIHHLKGTFLGPPGTPYHGGTFIVDIQVPLEYPFKPPKMQFDTKVYHPNISSVTGAICLDILKNSWSPVLTLKTSLISLQALLQSPEPNDPQDAEVAKHYLSDRASFDRTAALWTKTYASGQTGNDEEAQLYGIDKGLVDTLVAQGFEREKVVQALRRLGIKTMDKGDNEKANIILEELLK, encoded by the coding sequence ATGTCGAGAGCCAAGAGACTCATGAAGGAGATCCAGTCGGTAAAGGATGACCCCGACGCCAACATCTCCCTTGCCTTTGTGAGCGAGTCCGACATCCATCATTTGAAAGGCACGTTCCTAGGCCCTCCGGGAACGCCCTACCACGGGGGCACGTTCATTGTGGACATCCAGGTGCCACTGGAGTACCCGTTCAAGCCGCCTAAAATGCAGTTCGACACAAAGGTTTACCACCCGAACATCTCGTCGGTGACCGGCGCTATCTGCCTCGACATCCTCAAGAATTCCTGGTCGCCGGTGCTCACGTTGAAGACGTCGTTGATTTCGCTCCAGGCCTTGCTCCAGTCGCCGGAGCCCAACGACCCACAAGACGCCGAGGTTGCCAAGCACTACCTCAGCGACCGAGCGTCCTTCGACAGGACCGCGGCGCTCTGGACTAAGACGTACGCCTCAGGGCAGACGGGCAATGACGAGGAGGCACAGCTTTACGGTATCGACAAGGGCCTTGTGGACACGCTTGTGGCCCAGGGCTTCGAGCGCGAGAAAGTCGTGCAGGCGCTACGCAGGCTTGGCATCAAGACCATGGACAAGGGCGATAATGAGAAAGCCAACATAATTTTGGAGGAGCTCTTGAAGTGA
- a CDS encoding CDC50/LEM3 family protein (Syntenic homolog of Saccharomyces cerevisiae YCR094W (CDC50) and YNR048W) — MLSSAENTDRAYSAGSASLSAAQKSKKPPNTAFRQQRLKAWQPILSPQSILPLLILLSGAFAPIGIALIISANNVQNLVIDYSQCGKHATSEYTPIPENLVSYHFRTSMSEQPKWRLHSKNECELEFEIPNDISSSVYIYYKLTNFYQNHRKYVQSFDLDQLKGKAVAPDKLSDTCHPLSTKDGKAVYPCGLIANSMFNDTFTPVLRGVNGVPDYELSNRNIAWHTDRNRYKKTSYNPADIVPPPAWHDRFPDGYNDTNLPDISTWEEFQVWMRTAGLPRFYKLALKNERKHLLHGTYRIRIGLNYPVEIFGGTKSFVLTTNSIIGARNMSLGVAYLVVAGIALLFGIVFLAKLIIQPRKLGDHTYLNFEPHREPSTGVPLAPQLREML, encoded by the coding sequence ATGCTATCAAGTGCAGAGAACACGGATAGAGCCTACTCTGCAGGTTCGGCCTCGCTGAGCGCGGCGCAGAAGTCGAAGAAGCCGCCAAATACCGCCTTCCGGCAGCAGAGGCTGAAGGCCTGGCAGCCCATCCTGTCGCCGCAGAGCATCCTCCCACTGCTAATATTGCTGAGCGGGGCGTTTGCGCCAATCGGGATTGCGCTGATCATCAGTGCAAACAACGTGCAGAACCTGGTGATCGACTACAGCCAGTGCGGCAAGCACGCCACGTCCGAATACACGCCCATCCCCGAGAACCTGGTGAGCTACCACTTCCGGACGTCCATGTCCGAACAGCCTAAGTGGCGGCTGCATTCCAAGAATGAGTGCGAGCTAGAATTTGAGATCCCCAACGACATATCGAGCTCGGTGTACATATACTACAAGCTGACGAACTTCTACCAGAACCACCGCAAGTACGTGCAGTCCTTCGACCTCGACCAGCTTAAGGGCAAGGCTGTTGCACCAGACAAGCTGTCCGACACGTGCCACCCGCTCTCGACTAAGGACGGCAAGGCTGTCTATCCCTGCGGCCTGATCGCCAACTCAATGTTCAACGACACCTTCACGCCGGTCCTCCGGGGTGTCAACGGCGTCCCCGACTACGAGCTCAGCAACAGGAACATCGCCTGGCACACAGACCGCAACAGGTACAAGAAGACCAGCTACAACCCCGCAGACATCGTGCCGCCCCCCGCCTGGCACGACCGTTTCCCCGATGGCTACAACGACACCAACCTGCCTGACATCTCTACGTGGGAGGAGTTCCAGGTGTGGATGCGCACTGCAGGCCTGCCGCGCTTCTACAAGCTCGCTCTCAAGAACGAGCGCAAGCACCTCCTCCACGGCACCTACCGCATCCGCATAGGACTCAACTATCCGGTCGAGATCTTCGGAGGCACCAAATCCTTTGTCCTGACCACCAACAGTATTATTGGGGCCCGCAATATGTCGCTCGGTGTGGCCTACCTGGTCGTCGCCGGCATCGCGCTTCTCTTTGGCATTGTCTTTCTTGCGAAGCTCATCATTCAACCCCGCAAGCTTGGCGACCACACCTATCTCAACTTTGAGCCGCACAGAGAGCCCTCCACTGGCGTCCCACTTGCTCCACAGCTACGTGAGATGCTATGA